The sequence ATCGTGGAGTGGTTTTTGGGATGGGCTTTGGAATCTTGGGCGTTGCTTTGATTTTTTTATTTGATTTGTTTGTACTTAAAAATGGTTTTTGTGGCCATATTTGTCCTATCGGAGCGACATTCTCTTTGATTGGAAAATTTTCTTTGTTGCGTATTAAGCATAATGCTTCAAATTGCACAAAATGTATGGAGTGCATTAAGATCTGCCCAGAGCCTCAGGTGCTTGATATGATTGGCAAAGAATCTGTTCAAGTCAAACAGATGGCTTGCTTGAGATGTGGAAGATGTGTTGAGGTGTGTCAGGATGATGCGCTTAAATTTAGTTTATTAGGAGAGAAAAAATGAAAATGATGAATTTGTTTGTAGTAGGGGGATTATTGGTAAGTTTTGCCTTTGGTGCTAAGAGTATCAGTGAAGATGAGATTGGGTTGAGAAGAACCCCATTGCAAAGTGAAGACAAAACAAAACTCCAAGACTTTAAATATGGTGATAAAGCGCCAGGAGAAAGTCAAGTTTTTGAAAGAGCTTATGAAAATGCTCCACCGATGATTCCTCACGATGTGGAAGGATTGACAGATTTTACTCAAGATAGCAATATGTGTTTGGATTGCCATTCTCCAGAGGTTGCTGCAGATGTGGGTGCGACACCTGTTCCAAAGTCGCATACTTATGATTTGCGACATCAGCAAGCCGTGCAAGATGGAGTGGCTGATAGTCGATGGAATTGCACACAATGTCATGCTCCACAAGCTGATCTTAAGCCTGCGGTTCAAAATAACTTCAAGCCTATCTATCGCTCAAAAGAGAGTAAAAAATCATCTAACCTTCTTGATGTGATCAATGAGGGGGTTCAGTAAAAGAATCTTTGCAAGATCTCAGATCTTGCAAATGATGCCCTATCTGACTTCAGAGCTTTCTGCAATCTGTTCTTCTTGTGTCACGCATTCTTGTTTGGATTCTTGCCCTGAGAATATTATCGTCTTAACTCCTGATGGTTTTCCAACTCTTCATTTTGAGGAGAGTGGATGTATTTTTTGCCAAAAGTGTGTTCAGGCTTGCTATCAGAGTAATGGAGAGCATGGGGGATTTGATCTATCAAAAGAAGAAGTAAATATGAGGGCAGAGATTGATCCAAATGGATGCCTTGCGTGGAATAAATCAATCTGCTTATCTTGCAAAGATATATGTCCGTGCAAGATTGAATTTATGGGGATGTTTTATCCTGAAATTGTGAGTTGTAATGGATGTGGCTTATGTTTATCAAGATGCCCCACAGAAGCAATCAGAATCAAACCATATCAAAAGGAAGAAAAATGAATATTTCAAGTGCAATCGTATATGCCAAAGAGGGGGTGATACAAGCCAAACAAGAGATTGAAAAAATCAAAGGATGTGAAGTGCATCTAATGGATGAGGGGAAAAGGGTGCTTATCATAAGTATTGAGGCAGAAAATATCGAAAAAGAAATGGAGATTTTGAATACAGTCGGTGCTTTGCCTAGTGTTTTGGAAGCCCATCTGCACTATAGCTATAGTGAGGAAGAGCTAGAAAAGGCAAGAGAGAATATTTCAGGTGAAATTTCTCCGATATTAGATGATGAAACGCCAGTTGAAGAGGTGCGATACAGTGGAAGTGTGTATAACCAAATGCACAACGAAACAAAGTAATCAACTATAAATCTCCTCTTTAAAGAGCTTTGATACAATCCCCGCCCATTTAAATAGAGGAAATTAAAGAGGAGTAGAAAATGAAACATGTTTTACTTTTGAATGGAGCAAAGGTATTTGGATCTTCTGGGGGGAAACTCAATACAGCCCTTCATCAACTTGCTAATGAGATTCTCACTCAGCTTGGCTATGAGGTTGAGCAAACTTGTATTGATCAGGGATATACCATCCAAGAAGAAGTGGAGAAAATCTTAAGAGCTGATGTATTGCTCTATCAAATGCCCGCTTGGTGGATGGGTGAGCCTTGGATTGTGAAAAAATATATTGATGAGGTTTTTTTGGGGTTATATGGAAAACTTTTCAGTGGAGATGGACGAAGTCGAGAGGATGAGAGCAAAAAATATGGCACAGGAGGAGGGAGTCATGGGAAAAAGTATCTTTTCTCCACGACTTGGAATGCCCCACTTGAGGCCTTTGTGGAGAAAAATCAGTTTTTTGAGGGGAGGGGAGTGGATGGTGCATTGTTTTCTCTTCATAAAACGCATCAATTTATAGGAATGCAGGCTTTGGAAAGCTTTGCTTGCTATGATGTGGTCAAAAATCCCAAAATCGAACAATATCAAGCTGATTATGCTTTTCATCTCAAAAAAATCTTTAGCTCCAATCAATAAAGCTTGCATTAAAGGTGTAAGTCAAGTCTGTGCTTTAGAGCTAGGTTAGCTTGGCACGATAGAGTTTTTGCGTGCAGTTTTTTGGAGGGAGAAGAGTAAGAGAATCATCACAAGGGCATAGAGGAGCAGGAGGAAGTTTTCTAGGGGATTATAAGAGGCACTTGAAGCCAAAAGACTGCTTACTCCAAAAATACTTTTAGATGAGATGAGCGTCATACTTAGAGTGATGCTAGAAAAAAATAAGATCCTACTCCATTTCCAAAAAAGACTACAAACCCCAAGAAGATAAACTAGTCCTATCATTTTGCTTTGTGTGATAAGTGGGGTATTAAATAAAGCCACAAAAGTATTTTTGGAGTGATTGTTAATAAAAGCTTGGAGATTTGTCCCATATCTGCAAGCAAACAGAAGGATTCCAAAGCACCCAATCACAACAATCACCCAAGAGATGATTTTGAGTAAATCAGTGTGGTGGTCTGAGGTATGGCGATAAAACCATAGTTGAATATACTCAATGGTGTTTTTGAGACTTTCTCTTTTGTTGATTTCTAGCATTTGTGCCGAATCGTTTTGCTTGATGCGAGGAATATATAGCTCTTGTTTTTTATTGGCTCTTTCGTTGTTGATCATATCTTGCTTTGCAATTTGATCAAACTCTCTTGCTTCTTTTTCTAGATTTTTGATTTTTCTCCTGTATTTGAGCTCAAGCTCTTTTGCGTATAGTTCAAGTTTGTGCCATTTTTGAGATTCTAGACTATTTGATTGGGCATTGAGTGTTTCTTTGATGACGCGAAAAGAATCTCTTAGATTGATTGTGTGCTGGATTTGCAGATAAGTTGTTCCTCTACCCTGAAAATCATTTTCTTCACCTCTTTCTTCTTGTGCTTTTTCTTGAATATTTGTTTTAAGAACTTGAAGGGTTAGATGTGAAATATCTACTCCTGTGAAATGGACTAGTTTTGAATCTTTAAAAACACACATTGAAAAACTTGGGGGTTGCATAAAGGTTGCAAAGTAGAAATTAACAGTGTCTAAAAATTGTGAATTGTAAAACAAAGCTTCAGCCATAAAGGAAGAGCGATGGAAACGAATAGCTCCAAAAAATTGAGTCGATGAAAAATCCGCCTTTTGGAAAAAGATAGAATGAGAAAAATCTAAAAATGTTTTACTCTCAAGTGTCATTGCAGAGATAGTGAAATCTTTATTGAACCTGCAATTTGCAAAACCTATACTCTTTCTTACCAAAAGATATCGAAGCCAAACTTCTCTATCAAAATAGGAATTCTTAAAATCGAGTGCTTTAATGAAGTTTCCACTAATCTCTACTTTGTTTTGAAAAAATGTGTTGAAGTCTATAGACTGATTGCAAGCATTTGTCCCAAAAAATGATGAGTAAAAAGCGTGATGGTATTCTTTGACTGCATTTGTGTCTAAATCGCTTGGAATGGTTTTAGAGACTATCCCCCTAAAGTGTATAGAAGTCCAAAAGTTGTAACTATTTAAGCCAAGATAAAGATTTTCTTTTGTGATTATTAAAAAGTCAAAATTGTCATCGAATTTTTCTATATGTTTATAGATTTTTTCAGTGCAGAGATAATCCAAATAGATAGAGTGTCTTAGTTCTTCATCAAAAGGATGACTTGAGGGGGAAGTATAGTAATTGATGAGTATAGGTAGAGGGGTAGGAGATTCAAATTGGACTATTTCAATAGTGAGAATAATGCTATTTCTTTTGTTTTTAAGCCCTTCTCTCTGTGTATCACCAATAGATTTTATTATGGAGAGTTTTTCTGTTTGCATTAGATGTATTCTTCGCATTTTTGGCTTATGCAAGCCTCAACAAAGTGTTTTCCAAAGTCTGTAAGTCTAAATTCCATAAAACGCTTAAGTCCTATTTGTTCTGGGACTTTGTGAGAAAACGCTCCACTACCTTGTTCTATAATTCTTTCACTATAAATAGATTCTTGTTGTTTATATTCCCAACATCCACTCAAATTGAGATTATGTAAGTGGTCGTTATATATCCATAAGTTCTCTTGAAAATCAAGTTTCTCTCTTGGAAATTCATCAAGAAGAGTTTGTTCGTTGATAAAACGATTTTGTTGTTTATCTAAATCCATTTTTGTGTGAAGGCGATACTTTTGTTTTTTGAGCAATACTAGCATCACCGCCTCATCTTTGGAGAGTTGTTCTAAGATTTTAGGGAATGCAGGACTTAGGAATTTTTGCTTAGTTTTATCAATAGAGCTTTTGAGGATATTAAAAAACATTTCCCCTAGCAAGGTTTCATCAGGATTGATTGCCAATCCTGCAAGTGTGGGGAGCAAGATATTGGGTTGAGCTTCTTGTACATTTTTCTCATCGACTTCATTCTCAATTCTTTTGCACCATTTCTTAAATCTCACACCATACGCTCCACATAAAGTAAATGGAGCTAAAATAAGATTTGCAGTTTTTGCCACATCTTCTAGTCTCTTTCCAACTTCCTTCAAAGCTGGTTGAAAGGCATCACGATAAACCTCATTTGCATCAAATTTAATATCAATGTTGAAACCCATTTATAATCCTTTCATCGCTTCTAAAATCCAAGGCAAAACAGTGATCTCTGCCCGATAATCTTAATTTTTGCATTTTTCTCAATCTCTAAGTTTGTAATCTTTTTAATCTTTAGGCTGGCAACTTAGAGTTTGAATGAATTTGCTATCTTATTCATTCCTCAAAACTTCCAATAAATTGACTTGTGAAGCTTTGTGGGCCGGATAGAAAGATGACAAGCATACAATGATTAGTGATCCAATGGCGATCATTACCCCATCTATCCAAGAAAAATCAAGCGGGAGTTTAGTCGTCCCATATACATCTGCAGGAAGCGAGATGATAGGAAAATGTGCAAGAAACTCCATCACCCCAAACCCTAAGCCAAATCCCAAAATGATCCCACCCACGCCCAAAGTCATTCCAATGCCAAAAAAAGCTTTTTTGATCTCTGCTTTGCTTGCCCCCATACTAAGAAGCAGGGCGATCTCTTTGCGTCTATTCATTACTACCATTAAGAGAGAACTGATGATATTGAGCGATGCCATCAAAATAATCAAAAGCAAAACAATAAAAAGTGCGCGTTTCTCTAACTCCATCGCCGAGAAAAGATTGCCATTTTGATGCCACCATCCCTCTACAAAAAACCGATTTTTGAAATTTTGAGCCAAAAAGCTGGAGAGGTCTTTGTAGTCTTTCATGGGATTAGATGAGTTGATATGGATGCCATCATAGAGGTTAGGCTGGATTCCTTTGATTTTGGCTAAGGATTCTAGAGAAGTGTAGCTATATCCACGATCATAGGCTCTAATCCCTGAGTGAAAAAACCCTTTGACTTCAAAGCGTTTCATCGTGGGAGAGAAGCTCAAAGCACTTGGAGAAAGATCAGTAAAAAAGAGCACGACTTTTTGGGCTTTTTGGATTCCATAAGAGGTATAGAAATCCTCACCCATCACGAGAGAAAAGGAGTCTATTTCTTTGCCTTCAAGAGTGCTTTGCAAAATCGGATTGACTTGTCCTTCCAAAACAGAATCAATCCCAAAAATCACGGTTGGAAAGATTCCATATTCAGTTTTGATCATTGCATAAGATTGTAGATATGGGCTGAAGTTGAGGTGAGGAAATTCGATTTGGAGGCGATAGAGGAGATCTTGAGGGATCGCGTTTTTGCCGAGAGTTTTGATATTGAGTGGTGCATTCATGATAAAAATCTTTTCTTGAAGCTCTTTGGAGATCCCATTCATAATCGCCATCGCCACACATAGGACCATCACACCAATAGCGATTCCTAAAAAGGCGATAAGGCTTGTGATAAAGATAAAAGGCTGAGTTTTGTCAAACTTGAGATATTTGGGAAGAAGGAGAGAGGAGAGGCTCATTGAGCTTTCCTAGCGAGTAGTCCTTTTTTTGGCCCACTTTTTCCGTGGCATTGTTTGTATTTTTTTCCACTTCCGCAAGGGCAAAGTTCATTTCTTGCAATCTTGACGCCAAATTTATTTTCATGGTGAGAGGAGGTGAGGTTTTGAGAAAATTCATCTTCTAGATTCTGTAAAGCTTGCTTGTTGGCCTCTTCTTGGTGGGCTTGTAGTTTGATGAGATGGAGGGTTTTGATCGTTTCTGTCTTAATAGAGTTGCGAAGTTCTAAGAAAAGGTTGTAGCTTTCTTTTTTGTATTCTACAAGAGGGTCTTTTTGGTTGTAGCCTCTAAGGCCGATTCCTGTTTTGAGGTTGTCCATCATATAAAGATGCTCTCTCCAAGTACTATCAAGGACTTGGAGATAAATGATACGCTCAATTTCACTTCTTTGATTGAGCTCAAGAGTTTGCATTTTTTCTTCATAACTAGCATTGAGGGTATCGATGATTTTGGCTTGAAGCTCTTCATAGTCTAGATTCTCAAGTCCTTCGATTTTGATTCCAAAGCTTTCTTGGAATTGCACTTGAAGTTTGGGGATATCATAATTTTGATAGTGAATTTCTGGCGTTATATCTAGTTGGAGTAAGAGGTTTTCAACTACAGCTTGACGATCTTCTTTGATTTTGGAATCAATGTCAAAATCTTGATTTAGAAGTTGATTTCTGAGGCGATAGACTGCCTTTCTTTGTTCGTTGGCAACATCATCATATTCCAAAAGATGCTTTCTTGATTCAAAATGCAATCCTTCTACTTTCTTTTGTGCATTTTCAACAGAGCGTGTAACAAGAGAAGATTCGATGTGCTCTCCATCTTTAAGCCCTAATTTTTCCATAATGCCTTTGATTTTGTCGCTTCCAAAGATTCGCAAAAGATTATCTTCAAGGCTAAGATAAAATTGACTCACTCCAGGATCCCCCTGCCGTCCGCTTCTCCCTCTGAGCTGATTGTCAATCCTACGACTTTCATGTCGTTCTGTCCCGATGATATAAAGCCCTCCTAGTTCTTTGATCTCGTCAGTCAGCTTGATATCAACTCCTCGTCCTGCCATATTTGTCGCGATTGTAACTGCTCCCTTATTTCCCGCATCTTTGATGATTTCGGCTTCTTTTGTGTGCTGTTTGGCGTTCAATACAGTGTGAGGGATTCGTTCTTTTTTGAGGAGTTCGTGTAGGATTTCGCTTTTTTCGATGCTTGCTGTTCCCACAAGCACAGGTTGGCCTTTTCTGTGGAGTTCTTTGATTTTTTCAATGACGGCTTGGAATTTCTCTCTTTCGCTTTTATAGATTAAGTCATTGAGATCTTTTCTTTGGATGGGGATATTGGTCGGGATGCTGACAACATCAAGATTGTAGATTTGTAAAAATTCTCCTGCTTCAGTTTGAGCAGTTCCTGTCATCCCTGCAAGCTTGTCATAAAGGCGGAAATAGTTTTGAAAAGTAATATCTGCTAGGGTTTGACTCTCTTCCTTGATCGCAACTTGTTCTTTTGCCTCTATGGCTTGATGAAGTCCTTCGCTAAAGCGTCTGCCCTCACTCAATCGGCCTGTGAATTCATCAACAATCACAACTTCATTGTTTTGCACAACATAGTCTTTGTCTTTGATGAAGAGATAATTTGCCTTGAGTGCTTGATCAAGATGGTGAGCAAGTCCAGCATTTTCGATATTGTAGAGATTATCGACTTTGAATAACTCCTCAGCTCTTTGGATGCCTTCTTCAGTCAAAAGAATGACGCGATTTTTTTCATCGATTGTGAAGTCTTGATCTTTGGTGAGCTTTTGAGCAACTTCATTGGCAATTTGATAATTTTCTAGTTTTTTGTTGGCTGGTCCTGAGATGATAAGCGGAGTTCTTGCCTCATCAATCAAAATAGAATCCACCTCATCAATGATTGCAAAGTAATGATTTTTTTGCACTTTTTGATCAAGGGAATACTTCATATTGTCACGCAAATAATCAAAGCCAAATTCATTGTTTGTCCCATAAACAATATCGCTTGCATAGACTTTGAGTCTTTCCTCTTCATTTGTAGAGGCAGTGATATAGCCGATTGAGTATCCCAAAAATTCATATAACTCTCTTAAGTCTTCTGCGTCTCTTTGAGCTAGATAATCATTGACTGTGACGACATGCACGCTTTTTCCTACCATTGCATTGAGCGCAACAGCTAGTGTCGCCACAAGAGTTTTGCCTTCACCTGTTTTCATTTCAGCAATTTTTCCATCGTGAAGCACCATTCCACCGATAAGTTGGACATCATGATGGCGTTTGTTGTAGATTCTGCGACTTGCTTCACGCGTAATGGCAAAGCTATCATTCAAAACATCTTCAAGGGAGGCTTCTTGATTTTGGACTTTTTGTTTGAGTGCTAAAAAAGCCTCTTGAAGCTCCTGATCTTGCAGGGATTGATAGTGTGATTCTAAGGCATTGATTGCATGGATTCTTTTTTTGTATTTTTTTAGGATTCTTGTGTTGCGTGTTCCAAAAATTGAACCAAAAATGGATGAAAGCATTAAATGACCCCTTGTTGTGATTATTTGGTAGTTTTATTGTCAATTTTAACACAAGCACTATAAAATATTGAAGTTTCATTGTTTGAGAGGATTGAGGAATGCAGAAGTTATTGTTTTGGATATTGAGCGTTGTGATGTGCGTGGGTCTAGATAAAAATATTACAAGCTTGAGGGCAGATTTTGTGCAATATGCGCAAAATTCTCAAGGTGAGGGCGGGGTTTATTATTCTGGATCTCTTGTGGCACTAGCTCCATATGATGCAAAATGGGAATATCAAACTCCAATCCAAAAAATTGTTTATTTAAAAAAGGGAGAACTGATCTCTTATGAACCTTTGCTTTCTCAAGTGGTCTATTTGCAAACCAATCAAAGCATCAATTTTCTCAAAATCATTCAGCGCGCAAAACAGAGTCCAAAAGATTCTGATCTTTATCTTGCTTATGTGGATGGGAAAGAATATGCTTTGATTGTCAAAAATGCAATCCCTCAGAGGTTAGAATACAATGATGAGCTTGGGAATCATATGGTGATCGAGCTTAAAAATGTGCAACTCAATCCAAAGATTCCAAGCAAAGAATTTGAATTTAATCCCCCTAAAGGCGTTGATATTATTCGGCATTAAAATATCCAACACTTTCAAAGATTTGCTAGTATTGCGGGCTTAATCTTAGTCTAGAAAGGGGTTATTTTGAATTATTCAGATACTTTTTTTTCTCTTCTTGTGCCACTTGTGGTGATAGGCCTTGTGCTCCTGAGTAAGAGAATTGTTTTGTCTCTTTTTGTGGGTATTGTTTTGGGTGGGGTGATGATGCATTATGAAAATCCAATAGAGATTTTTGATTATGTCTATCAGAAGGTTTCCTCTGTGTTTTATAGCTATAAAGGTGGGACGCTTGAAGCAAATTGGTATGGAATCTATGTATTTTTGTTTTTGATTATTTTGGGTATTTTGTCTCAAGTTGTGATTTATTCGGGGGGAGTTGGTGCGTTTGTCGCATGGGCTAGAAGAAAGGTCAGAGATACAAAGACCTCTGAATTTGTTGCTTTTTTTGCAGGGATTGTTATTTTTATTGATGACTATTTCAACGCATTGACAGTGGGGCAGATTGCCAAACCTCTTGGAGGGATGTATTCTTCAAGTCGTGAGCGTTTGGCCTATATTATCGATAGCACCTCAGCCCCTGTTTGTGTGATCGTCCCATTTTCAAGCTGGGGGGCTTATATCATTGGAATCTTACAAAGCAATCTCCCCAAAGATTCTAATCACGCGCTGTTTGTTTTACTTGAGAGTATTGGGAGTAATTTTTATGCGTGGTTTGCATTGATTGCTGTATTTTTGACAATTTTATGGCAGATCAATCTTCCCGCGATGCGTCGATATGTCAATGTTGATGTGGCAGAATCTTCCCAAGATCTCTTGCAAAGAGAATCTAAACTTTCGCTTCTACTGATTCCAATTTTTGTCTTGATTGTAGCGATTGTGTTTATGATTTTTTACACAGGGTATAAAGCAAGTAAATCTCTAGAGTTTTTTGAAATGCTTGCCAATACAGACACCGCTTTTGCCTTATTTTGTGGAGGATTGATTGCTCTTGGAGTGTCTTTTGTCCTTTCGCGAAAGGAGATTGCTGAGACAGAGTATTTTGAGATTGTTTTAAAGGGAATCAAATCAATGCTTCCTGCGATTGTGATTTTGGTCCTTGCTTGGGCGATTGCTCCAGTGATTAAGGAGGATTTGCAAACAGGTGTTTATCTTGGCAATCTAGCAAAAACTTATCTTAGTAGCCATAGCTTGGTCTTGCTCCCTGTGTTTTTATTTTTGATTTCAGCTTTTATTTCTTTTAGCACAGGGACAAGTTGGGGATGCTTTGCGATTATGATCCCAATTGCTGTGGAGTTGAGTGCCCAAAGTGGAGGAAATGCGATCATAGCGATTTCAGCAGTGCTTTCTGGTGCGGTTTATGGGGATCATACTTCGCCAATGTCAGATACAACAATTCTTTCCTCCATTGGAGCAGGGTGTTCTTTGCAGAGCCACTTTATGACCCAATTTCCTTATGCGGCAATTGTTGCGTTTTTCTCATTTGTAGCATTTTGTGTTGTTTCCTTGGGAGGAAGCACATTGCTTGCATTTGGTGTAGGAGGAGCATTGCTTGTGGTGAGTTTGTATTATCTATCAAAACGATATGGGGGCGAACTACCTATTAAAAAATAAAAATACATATTGTTTTTAAAAAAATATGAGGGATCTGTGCTTATAATTCTGTGAAAGTTTTCTTTCGCAGAATTTGCTTTAAGGATTCCTCTTGAACTTCGATCAATATCTTTCTATTCTGGTTCCATTGAGTGTTTTTGTTTTGGTTTTTTGGACTAAGCGCATTATTTTGCCTTTATGTGTGGGGATTGTATTGGGTGCTTTTGTTGTGAAATCTTCTAGCCCCCTTGAAATTCCTATCTATATCTTTGAAAAGCTTCTTTCGGTCTTTTATTATGTGGATCAGGGGAAGAGAGAGCTTAATACGCACGCAATTTATATTTTTGTTTTTTTGATGATATTGGGTATTTTGCCTCAAATGTTTTTTTACTCTGGGGGAATTGAGGCATTTGTTTCTTGGGCAAGAAAAAAGGTTAAAGATCGCCGATCTTCAGAATTTTTGATCTTTATAGCAGGGATTGTTATTTTTATCGATGATCAGTTCAATGCTCTCACTCTTGGGAGATCTGTTCGTCCATTGGGTGATGCAAGCAAGATTAGTCGTGAGCGTTTGGCCTATATTATTGATAGCACCTCAGCCCCTGTGTGTATTTTGATCCCATTATCAAGTTGGGGGGCTTATATCATTGGAATCTTAAATGGAAGTCTGCCTCAAGAAGGGTCTCAAAGTGCGCTTGTGACTTTAATCTCAAGTATAGGATTGAATTTTTATGCATGGTTTGCATTGCTTGCTGTGTTTTTAACAATCCTTTGGAGGGTCAATCTTCCTGTGATGCATTGCAATGTCAATGTTGGTATTGAGAAAATGCAAGAGGTTGCACCTTGTGGGAGAATGTCTTCTTTGATTTTTCCTATTGTTGCATTGGCATTTGGGACTTTGGCAATGATTTTTTTGACAGGATATTTGAATTCCAAATCAAGCGATATTGTGACAATCTTAAATCAAGCACAAACGGGCTTTTCGATTTTCTTTGGAGGAGTTCTTGCTCTTGTTGTGAGTTTTTTGACCTCAAAGGGGAAGATTGCAGAGGAAGATTATTATTTGATTTTTAAGCAAGGGATTAAGATCTCTCTTCCTTCTGTTGTGATTTTGATTTTGGCTTGGGCGATTGGAACAATTGTTAGAGATGATTTACAGACGGGGATTTATCTTTCTGATTTTGCAAAAGAGCTTTTGGGCAATAAAAGCTTGGTTCTTATTCCTTTGCTGTTATTTATTGCTTCAATTTTTATTGCTTTTATGACAGGGACAAGTTGGGGATGTTTTGCAGTGATGATTCCTATCGGAGTAGATCTCTCTCTTTCTCTTGGGGGAGATGTATCGTTAGCTTTGGCAGCAGTGCTATCTGGAGCAATTTTTGGGGATCATACATCTCCTATTTCAGATACAACCATTTTGTCATCTGCTGGTACAGGTTGCTCTGTCCAAAGCCATTTTATTACTCAGCTTCCTTATGCAAGCATTGCTGCATTCTCAGCTTTTGTTTCGCTTTTGGTATTGGGGATCTTTGATTCTGTTTTGCTAGCGTTTGTGGTGGGCGGAGGAATGCTTGTGGGAATTTTTTATTTTTTAAAAACCCGCTATAGTCAAGAGCTTCAAATTGTATGATTTGCAAGAATGATGGAGTTTGATTGGGAGGAGTATGGATTCTAGAGTTTTATTTTTGGAATCCAAAAAAGAATGGTTCATTACTTTGGGGGTGATAGGTATTGTTTTTGTTGCGATGCTTGGATGGCGTTTTTGGAATTTTCAGGAATATATCTCTCAAGAGAAGCAAAAGATTCAAGCAAGAGTTTTAAATCAATACTTTAAAAACGACAAATGGGTTTTGAAGCTTAAAGCGCAAAATGGAATGATCTTGTATGCGACAAGTCGTGAAGATCTTAAGAATCTTCAAAATCGCGATATTTCAATGTTTGGAAAGCCAGCCTCGTGTAGCTTTATCCAATCTCTTCAGAGCTGTTTTTTTGTTGTGTTTAGTTTTGATTTATTGCCTAAGGATTGGCGATATGGCTTTTATGATTTTGTGAGCTCACAGCATCAAGATCCAATTTTTTCTCAACTCTATCAAGCTCTCTTTTTTGCCTCTGCTTTGCCAAAAGAGTGGAGGGATTTTGCAAGTGATCTTAAGATTTCTCATCTTTTGGCTATCAGTGGTTTGCATTTGGGAATCTTGGCTTTTTTGTTTTATTGTGTGGTTTCCCCAATTTATCGCTTCTTTCAGGCAAGATACTTTACTTATCGCAATCGTTTTTTTGATGTGGGGATTTTGCTTCATCTCTTTTTATTTGGCTACTTGGTTTTGCTTGATTTTCCTCCTTCTTTTGTGAGGGCTTATGTGATGAGTTTGATGGGCTATTTATTTTTGCTTTATTACTTTCATTTGGTTAATTTTTCTTTTCTTGCATTGTGCGCAATGGTGATTCTTGCTTTATTTCCTCATTTTGTTTTCTCTCTTGGATTTTGGTTTTCTGTTTTGGGTGTGTTTTATATTTTTTTGTTTTTCAGGCACTGCTCTTTTGGGTGGATTTGCAATCTTTGGCTCAAGAGATTTGTGATTTTATGTTTATTAAACCTTGTATTATTTTTTCATATGTTGATTTGGACACATCTCTTTTTTCCTTCTTTTTCTCTTGATTCTTGGCTTGCGATTCCTTTGAGCATTCTTTTTGCTCCGTGGTTTGTGAGTGCATTGTGCTTGCATCTTCTTGGATGGGGTGGGGTATGGGATCAATTTTTGCAAATGTGTTTGCAATTCTCTTCTTTAAAAATATCAGTATCGACACCCTTGTGGTTAGCGATTATGTATGGAAGTCTAAGTTT comes from Helicobacter kayseriensis and encodes:
- the secA gene encoding preprotein translocase subunit SecA; the protein is MLSSIFGSIFGTRNTRILKKYKKRIHAINALESHYQSLQDQELQEAFLALKQKVQNQEASLEDVLNDSFAITREASRRIYNKRHHDVQLIGGMVLHDGKIAEMKTGEGKTLVATLAVALNAMVGKSVHVVTVNDYLAQRDAEDLRELYEFLGYSIGYITASTNEEERLKVYASDIVYGTNNEFGFDYLRDNMKYSLDQKVQKNHYFAIIDEVDSILIDEARTPLIISGPANKKLENYQIANEVAQKLTKDQDFTIDEKNRVILLTEEGIQRAEELFKVDNLYNIENAGLAHHLDQALKANYLFIKDKDYVVQNNEVVIVDEFTGRLSEGRRFSEGLHQAIEAKEQVAIKEESQTLADITFQNYFRLYDKLAGMTGTAQTEAGEFLQIYNLDVVSIPTNIPIQRKDLNDLIYKSEREKFQAVIEKIKELHRKGQPVLVGTASIEKSEILHELLKKERIPHTVLNAKQHTKEAEIIKDAGNKGAVTIATNMAGRGVDIKLTDEIKELGGLYIIGTERHESRRIDNQLRGRSGRQGDPGVSQFYLSLEDNLLRIFGSDKIKGIMEKLGLKDGEHIESSLVTRSVENAQKKVEGLHFESRKHLLEYDDVANEQRKAVYRLRNQLLNQDFDIDSKIKEDRQAVVENLLLQLDITPEIHYQNYDIPKLQVQFQESFGIKIEGLENLDYEELQAKIIDTLNASYEEKMQTLELNQRSEIERIIYLQVLDSTWREHLYMMDNLKTGIGLRGYNQKDPLVEYKKESYNLFLELRNSIKTETIKTLHLIKLQAHQEEANKQALQNLEDEFSQNLTSSHHENKFGVKIARNELCPCGSGKKYKQCHGKSGPKKGLLARKAQ
- the lolA gene encoding LolA-like outer membrane lipoprotein chaperone, giving the protein MQKLLFWILSVVMCVGLDKNITSLRADFVQYAQNSQGEGGVYYSGSLVALAPYDAKWEYQTPIQKIVYLKKGELISYEPLLSQVVYLQTNQSINFLKIIQRAKQSPKDSDLYLAYVDGKEYALIVKNAIPQRLEYNDELGNHMVIELKNVQLNPKIPSKEFEFNPPKGVDIIRH
- a CDS encoding Na+/H+ antiporter NhaC family protein produces the protein MNYSDTFFSLLVPLVVIGLVLLSKRIVLSLFVGIVLGGVMMHYENPIEIFDYVYQKVSSVFYSYKGGTLEANWYGIYVFLFLIILGILSQVVIYSGGVGAFVAWARRKVRDTKTSEFVAFFAGIVIFIDDYFNALTVGQIAKPLGGMYSSSRERLAYIIDSTSAPVCVIVPFSSWGAYIIGILQSNLPKDSNHALFVLLESIGSNFYAWFALIAVFLTILWQINLPAMRRYVNVDVAESSQDLLQRESKLSLLLIPIFVLIVAIVFMIFYTGYKASKSLEFFEMLANTDTAFALFCGGLIALGVSFVLSRKEIAETEYFEIVLKGIKSMLPAIVILVLAWAIAPVIKEDLQTGVYLGNLAKTYLSSHSLVLLPVFLFLISAFISFSTGTSWGCFAIMIPIAVELSAQSGGNAIIAISAVLSGAVYGDHTSPMSDTTILSSIGAGCSLQSHFMTQFPYAAIVAFFSFVAFCVVSLGGSTLLAFGVGGALLVVSLYYLSKRYGGELPIKK
- a CDS encoding Na+/H+ antiporter NhaC family protein, coding for MNFDQYLSILVPLSVFVLVFWTKRIILPLCVGIVLGAFVVKSSSPLEIPIYIFEKLLSVFYYVDQGKRELNTHAIYIFVFLMILGILPQMFFYSGGIEAFVSWARKKVKDRRSSEFLIFIAGIVIFIDDQFNALTLGRSVRPLGDASKISRERLAYIIDSTSAPVCILIPLSSWGAYIIGILNGSLPQEGSQSALVTLISSIGLNFYAWFALLAVFLTILWRVNLPVMHCNVNVGIEKMQEVAPCGRMSSLIFPIVALAFGTLAMIFLTGYLNSKSSDIVTILNQAQTGFSIFFGGVLALVVSFLTSKGKIAEEDYYLIFKQGIKISLPSVVILILAWAIGTIVRDDLQTGIYLSDFAKELLGNKSLVLIPLLLFIASIFIAFMTGTSWGCFAVMIPIGVDLSLSLGGDVSLALAAVLSGAIFGDHTSPISDTTILSSAGTGCSVQSHFITQLPYASIAAFSAFVSLLVLGIFDSVLLAFVVGGGMLVGIFYFLKTRYSQELQIV